The Ruania halotolerans genome contains the following window.
CGTGGTGGCCGCCATCACCAGCGTCCAGTTGCCCGCGTACTGGGTCTGCAGCGCGGCGGTGGCCACGGTGATGACGTTCCATTCTTCGGCCGGGGCGATGATCAGCGGCCAGAGGAAGTTGTTCCACTGGGTCACCACGGTGATGAGCAGCAGAGTGGCCAGGATCGGCTTGTTCATCGGCACCATGATCTGCCACAGGCGGCGCCAGATGCCGGCGCCGTCGATGGTCGCGGCATCCAGCACATCCGCGGGGGTGGACCGGAAATTCTCCCGGAGCAGGAAGATCGCATACGGGGAGCCGAACATGAACGGCAGCACCAAGCCGAGGAAAGTGTTCTTCAACCCGAGGGAGGTCATGATCGAGTACAGCGGGATGATGGTGACCACCGCAGGAATCATCAAGGTGGCGATGTACACCCAGAACAGTGTGTCCCGCCCGGGGAAGTCGAGCTGGGCGAAGGCGTAGGCGGCCAGGATGGAACAGACCATCTGACCGAGTACGAGCACCAGCACCACCTGTGCCGTGACGGCGATCGGCACCACGAAGTTGTACTGCTCGGAGAAGAGTGCGGTGAAGTTCTCTGCGGTGGCCGGGTCCGGCAGGCTCACCGGCCACGTCGTATTGAACTGACGGGAGGTCTTCAGCGAGGTGAGCAGCGAGAACAGGAACGGTCCGAGCATCAGGGCTGCACCCGCGATGAGGAACGCATAGGTCAGGCTGTTCGCGAGCAGCCGCGAGGCGCGTGCCGACGGCGTCCGGTTGCCTCCGGTGCGCCGCGTGGGCGTGGTCATTGGCTCGCCTCCCCTCATGACATGTCGTAGGTGATCCGGCGCCGGAAGTAGCGCTGCTGAATAAGGGTGATCGCCACGAGCACCAGGAAGAGCACCACGGCC
Protein-coding sequences here:
- a CDS encoding carbohydrate ABC transporter permease, giving the protein MTTPTRRTGGNRTPSARASRLLANSLTYAFLIAGAALMLGPFLFSLLTSLKTSRQFNTTWPVSLPDPATAENFTALFSEQYNFVVPIAVTAQVVLVLVLGQMVCSILAAYAFAQLDFPGRDTLFWVYIATLMIPAVVTIIPLYSIMTSLGLKNTFLGLVLPFMFGSPYAIFLLRENFRSTPADVLDAATIDGAGIWRRLWQIMVPMNKPILATLLLITVVTQWNNFLWPLIIAPAEEWNVITVATAALQTQYAGNWTLVMAATTIAIAPLVTLFIIFQKQITSSLGVTGVR